From the Myripristis murdjan chromosome 14, fMyrMur1.1, whole genome shotgun sequence genome, one window contains:
- the rfc3 gene encoding replication factor C subunit 3: MSLWVDKYRPTSLGKLDYHKDQAAQLKNLVQCGDFPHLLVYGPSGAGKKTRIMCVLRELYGAGVEKLRIEHQTIVAPSKKKIEINTIASNYHLEVNPSDAGNQDRVVIQELIKTVAQSQQIQSSTQREFKVVLLTEVDRLTKDAQHALRRTMEKYMATCRLILCCNSTSKVIGPIRSRCLAIRVPLPSTEEVCNVLTTVCKKEGLLLPPELAKQICEKSGRNLRKALLMCEACRVQQYPFSADQDVPETDWEVYLRETANAIVSQQSPQRLLEVRARLYELLTHCIPPEVIMKGLVTELLSNCDGQLKTEVAHMAAYYEHRLQLGSKAIYHLEAFTAKFMAIYKKFMEDGLDAMMF, translated from the exons ATGAGTTTGTGGGTGGATAAATACAGACCGACGTCCCTCGGGAAACTGGACTATCACAAAGACCAAGCAGCGCAGTTAAAAAACCTG gTTCAATGCGGAGACTTCCCACATTTGTTGGTGTACGGCCCCTCGGGTGCTGGTAAGAAGACCCGCATCATGTGTGTGCTGAGGGAGCTGTATGGAGCTGGGGTGGAGAAACTTCGCATCGAGCACCAGACCATCGTG GCTCCCTCAAAGAAGAAAATTGAGATAAACACAATAGCCAGCAACTACCACTTGGAGGTCAACCCAAG TGATGCAGGGAACCAGGACCGTGTGGTGATCCAGGAGTTGATTAAAACTGTCGCTCAGTCTCAGCAGATCCAGTCCAGCACCCAGAGAGAGTTCAAAG tggtGTTACTAACAGAGGTGGATCGCCTCACAAAGGACGCCCAACATGCTCTGCGTCGGACTATGGAAAAGTACATGGCCACCTGCCGCCTCATCCTCTGCTGTAACTCCACCTCCAAGGTCATTGGGCCAATCAGGAGCCGTTGTCTGGCTATTCGAGTTCCCCTGCCCAGCACTGAGGAG GTCTGTAATGTTCTGACAACAGTGTGTAAAAAGGAAGGTCTGCTGCTCCCACCTGAGCTGGCCAAGCAGATCTGTGAGAAGTCTGGTCGCAACCTGCGCAAAGCTCTTCTGATGTGTGAGGCTTGCAGAGTCCAGCA GTACCCATTCTCAGCAGACCAAGATGTCCCAGAAACTGACTGGGAGGTTTACCTCAGAGAAACAGCTAACGCCATAGTCAGCCAGCAGAGCCCTCAGAG GTTGTTGGAGGTACGAGCCAGGCTCTATGAACTCCTGACTCACTGCATCCCTCCTGAAGTCATCATGAAG ggTCTGGTAACAGAGTTGCTGAGTAACTGTGATGGCCAGCTCAAGACGGAGGTGGCCCACATGGCGGCTTACTACGAGCACAGGCTGCAGCTGGGCAGCAAGGCAATCTACCACCTGGAGGCTTTCACCGCCAAATTCATGGCCATCTACAAGAAGTTCATGGAAGACGGCCTGGATGCCATGATGTTTTGA